A stretch of the Luteolibacter flavescens genome encodes the following:
- the eboE gene encoding metabolite traffic protein EboE yields MRFPHGHLAYCTNIHPAEDWASTFRALDTHALRVRDLVAPGLPYAIGLRLSATAAAELLAGDRLVRFKDWLAENNTYVCSLNGFPYGDFRAGSFVKRNVFRPDWTDPARLEYTKELFTIISELVPQGIEGSVSTLPGSFKEFGADETVIRAQLIELAAFLDALSDVSGRDLHLGLEPEPRGHFENTEETLRFFDRLLDDAPDHEQIKRRIGINYDCCHFALQYEDARTSLNAIRGEGLRLSKIHLSAALALDPRIPAAVEAISAFDEPTFLHQVLARHPDGRIERFTDLPDGIASLDTEDGRDAEQWRVHFHIPLDSEPAEPLKSTNQNSRDALMLAEEVPGLCAHWEIETYTWGVLPSEMHRPVEEQIAAEYRWVLGGNPA; encoded by the coding sequence ATGCGCTTTCCCCACGGTCACCTCGCCTACTGCACGAATATCCATCCAGCGGAGGACTGGGCCAGCACCTTCCGGGCGCTCGATACCCATGCCCTGCGCGTGCGCGACCTGGTCGCCCCGGGCCTGCCGTATGCCATCGGCCTGCGCCTGTCCGCCACCGCCGCCGCCGAGCTGCTGGCCGGGGACCGGCTGGTCCGCTTCAAGGACTGGCTGGCGGAGAACAACACCTACGTCTGCAGCCTGAATGGCTTCCCCTACGGCGACTTCCGCGCGGGCTCCTTCGTGAAGCGCAATGTCTTCCGCCCCGACTGGACCGACCCGGCACGCCTCGAATACACGAAGGAACTCTTCACCATCATCTCGGAGCTCGTCCCGCAAGGCATCGAGGGCTCCGTCTCGACCCTGCCGGGATCCTTCAAGGAATTCGGCGCGGATGAAACGGTGATCCGCGCCCAGCTCATCGAGCTCGCCGCCTTCCTTGACGCGCTCAGCGACGTCTCCGGCCGCGACCTGCACCTCGGCCTGGAGCCGGAGCCGCGCGGCCACTTCGAGAATACCGAGGAGACCCTGCGCTTCTTTGATCGCCTGCTGGATGACGCGCCGGACCACGAGCAGATCAAGCGTCGCATCGGCATCAACTACGACTGCTGCCACTTCGCTCTCCAGTACGAGGATGCTCGTACTTCGCTGAATGCCATCCGCGGGGAAGGCCTGCGCCTGTCGAAGATCCACCTCTCCGCCGCGCTCGCGCTCGACCCGCGCATCCCGGCGGCGGTGGAGGCCATCAGCGCCTTCGACGAGCCTACCTTCCTCCACCAGGTGCTCGCCCGCCATCCGGACGGTCGCATCGAGCGCTTCACGGATCTGCCGGACGGCATCGCCTCCCTGGATACCGAGGACGGTCGGGATGCCGAGCAATGGCGTGTCCACTTCCACATCCCGCTCGACTCCGAACCCGCCGAGCCGCTGAAGTCCACGAACCAGAATTCGCGCGACGCCCTCATGCTCGCCGAGGAGGTGCCAGGCCTGTGCGCACACTGGGAAATCGAGACCTACACCTGGGGCGTGCTTCCTTCGGAAATGCATCGCCCGGTGGAGGAGCAGATCGCCGCGGAGTACCGCTGGGTGCTCGGTGGCAATCCCGCGTGA
- a CDS encoding sugar porter family MFS transporter, producing MDRRLILWSIVAALAGFLFGFDTVVISGAEKTLQKLWNLSAVMHGLAMGSALWGTVLGSMVGGWPTDHFGRKKTLLWVGALFLIGSLWSALANDVYSFMIARFIGGIAIGISTIAAPLYISEISPPAHRGRLAGMFQFNIVFGILVAYGSNFLLGGFGENAWRWMLGVMVLPSVVYTLACLLIPESPRWLISRRGDRSKGEAVLKLIHPSASAAEISDLADSMRPSESRQTQGGFWSSRLKTPILLAFFVAFFNQLSGINAILYFAPRIFGMTGSEDALAQAIGIGITNLIFTFVGLWLIDRIGRRTLLYIGSFGYIISLGLCALAFFTWAPQFRAASSAVDLKAAVDSMKDANPARVAKLEEELKDKKSALVAATAEPKSGAQPVVLLENANLESVKATADEALSQASKAAGSGGMMVLICIFAFIAAHAIGQGAVIWVFISEIFPDQYRAAGQALGSATHWVFAAALTTVFPLMMAKMAPGTVFLFFAFMMVLQLVWVKFMVPETKGVPLEEMEAKLGIASK from the coding sequence ATGGATAGAAGACTCATTCTGTGGTCCATCGTAGCCGCACTCGCCGGATTCCTTTTCGGCTTCGATACCGTGGTCATTTCCGGTGCGGAAAAGACCTTGCAAAAGCTCTGGAACCTCAGCGCCGTCATGCACGGGCTTGCCATGGGTTCCGCCCTGTGGGGAACCGTATTGGGGTCCATGGTGGGTGGCTGGCCGACCGATCATTTCGGACGGAAGAAGACCCTTCTCTGGGTCGGAGCGCTCTTCCTGATCGGCTCGTTGTGGTCCGCCCTGGCGAACGATGTCTACTCCTTCATGATCGCGCGGTTCATCGGTGGCATCGCCATCGGCATTTCGACAATTGCAGCTCCGCTCTACATCTCGGAAATCTCACCACCAGCGCATCGCGGCCGTCTTGCGGGGATGTTTCAGTTCAATATCGTGTTTGGTATTCTGGTGGCCTACGGCTCCAATTTCCTGCTCGGTGGTTTCGGCGAGAATGCGTGGCGTTGGATGCTCGGTGTGATGGTGCTCCCATCGGTTGTCTACACCTTGGCCTGCTTGCTAATTCCTGAGAGCCCGCGTTGGCTGATCTCGCGCAGGGGTGATCGCAGCAAGGGTGAAGCTGTCTTGAAGCTCATTCACCCTAGTGCTTCCGCAGCGGAGATCTCAGACCTAGCCGATTCGATGAGGCCGTCGGAATCCCGGCAGACTCAAGGTGGATTTTGGAGTTCACGCTTGAAGACGCCTATCCTGCTGGCGTTTTTCGTCGCCTTTTTCAACCAGCTCTCCGGTATCAACGCGATTCTCTACTTCGCTCCGCGGATCTTCGGGATGACCGGCAGTGAAGACGCTCTGGCGCAGGCGATCGGCATTGGAATCACCAATCTCATCTTCACTTTTGTCGGCCTCTGGCTCATTGATCGAATCGGTCGTCGCACGTTGCTCTACATCGGTTCTTTCGGCTACATCATCTCGCTGGGCTTGTGTGCGCTGGCCTTCTTCACGTGGGCACCTCAGTTCCGCGCAGCTTCCTCTGCCGTCGATTTGAAAGCAGCGGTTGACTCCATGAAGGATGCGAATCCGGCACGAGTCGCAAAGCTGGAGGAGGAGTTAAAAGATAAGAAGAGTGCTCTGGTGGCCGCGACAGCCGAGCCGAAGTCTGGCGCACAACCGGTGGTCTTGCTCGAAAATGCCAACCTCGAGTCAGTAAAGGCTACCGCGGATGAGGCTCTATCGCAGGCATCGAAAGCCGCGGGGTCCGGTGGAATGATGGTGTTGATCTGTATCTTTGCGTTCATCGCTGCCCACGCAATCGGCCAAGGAGCAGTGATCTGGGTCTTCATCTCGGAGATTTTCCCGGACCAATACCGAGCCGCGGGTCAGGCCCTCGGCAGCGCCACGCACTGGGTTTTCGCCGCAGCTCTGACCACCGTCTTCCCCTTGATGATGGCCAAGATGGCTCCTGGCACGGTCTTCCTGTTCTTCGCCTTCATGATGGTGCTCCAGCTCGTGTGGGTGAAATTCATGGTGCCGGAGACGAAGGGCGTCCCGCTCGAGGAAATGGAAGCAAAGCTCGGAATCGCATCCAAATGA
- a CDS encoding UbiA family prenyltransferase — MSRFRPLLATLRIANGPSVVSNVWLGYITSWYAFYGSWLPQDVEMIRWQSIALLCASGLLLYFSGNLANDWFDREWDRERRPERALPSGLFQPSSYLIAACLAMATGIACAFVENTYCGICAIIIAALVAIYTYFHKRVIWAVLPMGLCRAFLYALGFSAFLPTVVENFSSSGVTEFYIWIRIAFIATMATGMIAYIAGLSLSARYEGMGDAPPGPRRVSKALLFLPMLAMPCWFSIGKPHFALAGIIPYAAWLALCFTVFKKPIPRYVSALLAGIPLVDAAAAIPLALHLAFTPGNAVVNPSLAWTVIAVPLTAFILGRALQKLAPAT, encoded by the coding sequence ATGTCCCGCTTCCGCCCGCTGCTCGCCACGCTGCGCATCGCCAATGGCCCGAGCGTGGTCAGCAATGTCTGGCTGGGCTACATCACGAGCTGGTACGCTTTCTACGGCTCGTGGCTCCCTCAGGATGTGGAGATGATCCGCTGGCAAAGCATTGCCCTGCTCTGCGCCTCCGGCCTGCTGCTCTACTTCTCCGGCAATCTCGCCAACGATTGGTTTGATCGCGAATGGGACCGCGAGCGCCGGCCCGAGAGAGCCCTTCCGTCCGGGCTATTCCAGCCATCGAGCTACTTGATCGCCGCGTGCCTCGCGATGGCCACCGGCATCGCCTGCGCTTTCGTCGAAAATACTTACTGCGGCATCTGCGCCATCATCATTGCAGCGCTGGTCGCGATCTACACCTACTTTCACAAGCGGGTGATCTGGGCGGTGCTGCCCATGGGACTCTGCCGGGCATTCCTCTACGCCCTCGGCTTCTCGGCATTCCTGCCGACCGTCGTGGAGAATTTCTCAAGCAGCGGAGTGACCGAATTCTATATCTGGATCAGGATCGCATTCATCGCCACCATGGCTACAGGCATGATTGCCTACATCGCGGGACTTTCCTTGTCGGCGCGCTACGAGGGAATGGGTGATGCGCCGCCGGGGCCTCGGAGGGTTTCCAAAGCACTGCTCTTCCTTCCGATGCTGGCCATGCCGTGCTGGTTCTCCATTGGAAAACCTCACTTCGCTCTGGCAGGCATCATCCCCTATGCCGCGTGGCTGGCGCTCTGCTTCACCGTCTTCAAGAAGCCGATCCCGCGCTACGTCTCCGCCCTCCTCGCAGGCATCCCGCTCGTCGATGCCGCAGCCGCCATTCCACTGGCCCTGCACCTCGCCTTCACGCCCGGCAATGCCGTCGTGAACCCCTCACTGGCCTGGACCGTCATCGCCGTCCCGCTCACCGCCTTCATCCTCGGCCGTGCCCTGCAAAAACTCGCCCCCGCGACGTGA
- a CDS encoding DUF5076 domain-containing protein: MNELDPPYTVAGDPKATEMLRLWAAHGKLNVSINIGCYEEAGHDESEAWGVILADAARHVANALSQRYGASRETELSKIRATFLAELVDPSSEVEGH, from the coding sequence GTGAACGAGCTAGATCCACCCTACACAGTCGCGGGTGACCCCAAGGCCACCGAAATGCTGCGACTGTGGGCGGCTCACGGGAAGCTCAACGTCTCGATCAACATCGGCTGTTACGAGGAGGCCGGTCACGACGAATCCGAAGCGTGGGGAGTGATCCTGGCCGATGCCGCGAGGCATGTGGCCAACGCTCTGAGTCAACGGTACGGGGCTTCCCGTGAGACTGAACTCTCAAAGATCCGCGCCACGTTCCTCGCCGAGCTGGTTGATCCGTCGTCTGAGGTCGAAGGCCATTAA
- a CDS encoding class I SAM-dependent methyltransferase: MLRRVSAYTSLEALLHDAFWADEGEPVELAMLDELLRGHPGTSLEIGCGSGRLLLPLLQKGHDVEGLELSREMLAMCEKSAADLSLAPVLHEGDMTVFDSGKKYHSLLLPAFTFQLAPDPAAALAHFHRLLEKDGLLYLSVFIPMAELHRELPEGEWYEDHRTSLPDGRAAAVHTRHRLDRKNRVLEREHRYELFAADGSLETEHLSSQTLRWFTPRQLRGMLEKSGFEAVHALADFDPELPVDDEAQIVTVVARKRPPAARKATAVKRRTR; the protein is encoded by the coding sequence ATGCTCCGCCGTGTGAGCGCCTACACATCCCTCGAAGCCCTGCTGCACGATGCCTTCTGGGCGGACGAAGGCGAGCCGGTGGAGCTTGCGATGCTGGACGAGCTGCTGCGCGGCCACCCGGGCACGTCGCTTGAGATCGGCTGCGGGTCCGGGCGCCTGCTGCTGCCGCTCCTGCAAAAAGGCCACGACGTGGAGGGGCTGGAGCTGTCCCGCGAGATGCTGGCCATGTGCGAGAAATCCGCCGCGGACCTCTCGCTCGCGCCCGTGCTGCACGAGGGGGACATGACCGTCTTCGACTCCGGAAAGAAGTATCACTCGCTGCTCCTGCCCGCCTTCACCTTCCAGCTCGCGCCCGATCCTGCGGCGGCGCTCGCGCACTTCCATCGCCTGCTGGAGAAGGACGGCCTGCTTTACCTCAGCGTCTTCATCCCCATGGCAGAGCTTCATCGCGAGCTGCCCGAGGGAGAATGGTACGAGGACCATCGTACATCGCTCCCGGACGGCCGCGCCGCCGCCGTCCACACGCGGCACCGGCTCGACCGGAAGAACCGCGTGCTGGAGCGCGAGCATCGCTACGAGCTTTTCGCCGCGGATGGATCGCTTGAAACGGAGCACCTGTCCTCGCAGACACTGCGATGGTTCACGCCGCGGCAACTCCGCGGGATGCTGGAGAAATCCGGCTTCGAGGCCGTCCACGCGCTGGCCGACTTCGATCCGGAGCTGCCCGTCGATGACGAGGCGCAGATCGTGACGGTGGTCGCCCGCAAGCGCCCGCCCGCGGCCAGGAAAGCGACGGCGGTGAAACGGCGCACGCGCTGA
- a CDS encoding PspA/IM30 family protein: protein MFRRIANLFKGFLGLFIGGIEKKNPEALLEVEKENLRKQISEFNQGLAAHAGLVERLMGQVKKLNTEETELKAKTKALLQAGQREAAAEMALRYQTVDKQHEDLAKQLESADTRYKELVRARDVAVKAARDKIESLRRGIDDMKVQKAMAELNEMAAGMVGSLGGSGDTLNRLEEMVEDERSKAAGRARVARDSVDMSGTVVKEAEQKALADMALADFAAAEGIELQPKQGTAASEAPPAQGQGTMGPVSQ, encoded by the coding sequence ATGTTCCGCCGCATTGCCAATCTGTTCAAAGGATTCCTCGGCCTCTTCATCGGAGGAATCGAGAAGAAGAACCCCGAAGCCCTGCTTGAGGTGGAAAAGGAAAACCTGCGCAAGCAGATCAGTGAATTCAACCAGGGCCTCGCCGCCCACGCCGGCCTCGTCGAGCGCCTGATGGGCCAGGTGAAGAAGCTCAATACCGAGGAAACCGAGCTGAAGGCGAAGACCAAGGCCCTCCTGCAGGCCGGTCAGCGCGAGGCTGCCGCGGAGATGGCCCTGCGCTACCAGACCGTCGACAAGCAGCACGAGGACTTGGCCAAGCAACTCGAGTCCGCCGACACCCGCTACAAGGAACTCGTCCGCGCCCGCGACGTGGCCGTGAAGGCTGCCCGCGACAAGATCGAGTCCCTCCGCCGCGGCATCGACGATATGAAGGTCCAGAAAGCGATGGCCGAGCTCAATGAAATGGCCGCCGGCATGGTCGGCTCGCTCGGCGGCTCCGGCGACACGCTCAACCGTCTGGAAGAAATGGTCGAGGACGAGCGCAGCAAGGCCGCAGGCCGCGCCCGCGTCGCCCGCGACAGCGTGGACATGAGCGGCACCGTGGTGAAGGAAGCCGAGCAAAAGGCCCTTGCCGACATGGCCCTCGCCGACTTCGCCGCCGCGGAAGGCATCGAACTCCAGCCAAAGCAAGGCACCGCCGCCTCCGAGGCCCCGCCCGCCCAGGGCCAAGGCACCATGGGCCCGGTGAGCCAGTAG
- a CDS encoding ATP-binding protein — MYSRAAIICTLLLGGVTHAAPLLPLRVVESSKTEEGHPLSELVDGDVNPGNGLDMAGGQDSEQTIIFATEAPVTAQVFQFTTWHVSEEKGAYPAALEFSVTSDDRPARDGNWKPLKASLVITDTFPASPHLVRAVDDFIHMGPGLEHVLLTVRAPNTLTGVTGFRLRFLTAETGQGDAKAIGRSDRGNCVINEFQVQPDPLRSSNVALGRPVRASGPVWLPEYYLTDGVPASFSHPGRDFPALNFHYEIDLGTSRTMDYIVLRSRVDDVEPYRLGNYELQLYDDDGTGHPGELRWSARMRQDGSHVPSGGRDLISAEDGAGESFSGRFLRIVNLVEALYRPQVGELEVYPMLYPQVAMVSVDGRSIDPSEELPPGSGQLEFALMAGPHDPSPDLLDFRWRRTDVANAPWVECRSGERMTIACPHAGIYPIEFQARHTDGRWSRQVQRHSFIVPAPWWRSPLRLGMLALSSLIAIAGIAWWASVRRLRRKLELAQAARAMEQDRLRIARDMHDDIGARLTHMALLADRLKRAPDPAPDLLVKLAGEARNTVGALDQIVWAVNPRHDTVGSLADYLCDHANDFLADAGLHCHFDMPAEGRDALLPFAIRHPLLMAVKEALQNVVKHAGASRVALSMATTAREIRLTVSDDGKGIAAGDGQPASGDGLGNMAGRLAEIGGSCEIGRSSSGGTLVTLTVPWNHAS; from the coding sequence ATGTATTCCAGAGCTGCCATCATCTGCACCCTGCTGCTGGGTGGCGTGACCCACGCCGCGCCGCTGCTGCCGCTGCGCGTGGTGGAGTCGTCGAAGACGGAGGAGGGCCACCCGCTTTCCGAGCTGGTGGATGGCGACGTGAATCCGGGCAACGGCCTCGACATGGCAGGCGGGCAGGACAGTGAGCAGACGATCATCTTTGCGACGGAGGCGCCGGTTACCGCGCAGGTTTTCCAATTCACTACCTGGCACGTATCCGAGGAAAAGGGGGCCTACCCTGCCGCGTTGGAATTCTCGGTCACGTCGGACGACCGGCCTGCGCGCGATGGGAATTGGAAGCCGCTGAAGGCGAGCCTGGTGATCACGGATACCTTTCCTGCAAGCCCGCACCTGGTCCGCGCGGTCGATGACTTCATCCACATGGGCCCCGGTCTGGAGCACGTGCTGCTCACGGTGCGCGCGCCGAATACCCTGACCGGCGTGACCGGATTCCGCCTGCGCTTCCTGACGGCGGAGACCGGGCAAGGTGATGCGAAGGCGATCGGCCGGAGCGACCGGGGGAATTGCGTGATCAATGAGTTCCAAGTGCAGCCGGATCCATTGCGCTCGTCAAATGTGGCGCTGGGCCGGCCGGTGCGTGCATCCGGGCCGGTATGGTTGCCGGAGTATTACCTCACCGATGGGGTGCCGGCTTCCTTCTCCCATCCCGGGCGGGACTTCCCGGCGCTGAATTTCCACTACGAGATCGATCTCGGCACCTCCCGCACCATGGACTACATCGTCCTGAGAAGCCGGGTGGACGATGTGGAGCCCTACCGCCTGGGGAACTACGAGCTGCAGCTCTACGATGACGATGGCACCGGCCATCCGGGCGAGCTGCGCTGGAGCGCGCGCATGCGGCAGGACGGCTCCCACGTCCCCTCCGGCGGGCGGGATCTCATCTCGGCGGAGGACGGGGCGGGCGAAAGTTTTTCCGGGCGCTTCCTCCGCATCGTGAATCTCGTCGAGGCGCTTTACCGACCGCAGGTGGGGGAGCTGGAAGTCTATCCGATGCTCTATCCACAGGTCGCCATGGTGAGCGTGGACGGTCGCAGCATCGACCCCAGCGAGGAGCTGCCACCCGGGAGCGGGCAGCTTGAATTCGCGCTGATGGCAGGCCCGCACGATCCTTCGCCGGACCTGCTGGACTTCCGCTGGCGACGCACGGACGTGGCGAATGCCCCATGGGTGGAATGCCGCAGCGGCGAGCGGATGACGATCGCTTGTCCGCACGCGGGCATCTATCCCATCGAGTTTCAGGCCCGCCATACGGATGGCCGGTGGAGCCGTCAGGTGCAGAGGCATTCCTTCATCGTTCCGGCCCCGTGGTGGAGGAGTCCGCTGCGGCTGGGCATGCTGGCGCTTTCATCGCTCATCGCCATCGCGGGGATCGCGTGGTGGGCATCCGTGCGGCGGCTGCGGCGAAAGCTGGAGCTGGCCCAGGCGGCGCGGGCGATGGAGCAGGACCGGCTCCGCATCGCGCGCGACATGCACGATGACATCGGCGCGCGCCTCACACACATGGCGCTGCTGGCGGACCGTCTGAAAAGGGCACCCGACCCCGCTCCGGATCTCCTGGTGAAGCTCGCCGGCGAAGCTCGCAATACCGTGGGCGCGCTCGACCAGATCGTGTGGGCCGTCAATCCGCGGCACGATACCGTGGGCAGCCTCGCGGACTACCTCTGCGACCATGCCAATGATTTCCTCGCGGATGCCGGGCTGCACTGCCACTTCGACATGCCGGCGGAGGGGCGGGATGCCCTGCTGCCATTTGCGATCCGCCATCCGCTCCTGATGGCCGTGAAGGAGGCGCTGCAAAACGTGGTGAAGCACGCCGGGGCCAGCCGCGTGGCTCTTTCCATGGCGACCACCGCGAGGGAGATCCGGCTCACGGTGAGCGACGATGGCAAGGGCATCGCCGCGGGTGATGGCCAGCCTGCATCCGGCGATGGCCTCGGCAATATGGCGGGCCGGCTCGCGGAGATCGGCGGCTCCTGTGAAATCGGTCGCTCTTCTTCAGGAGGCACGCTCGTCACTCTAACAGTTCCTTGGAATCACGCTTCATGA
- a CDS encoding MBL fold metallo-hydrolase: MAIRFRVLGGAGRDNALHVEVDSGHVVRRMLFDCGEGCLSALAPSDVQAIDHLFFSHFHMDHVAGFDGFFRMNFARDGENNRIWGPPGTARIMHHRFRSYLWNLHENLGATWRVSDIGEVAVKTWRYELPDAFETAHEEAATVREGALILDEEDFTVEAMTLDHLTASIAYKVTEKTRWNIDPQRLAALGLKPGPWLKSLKDPVALPDDAVVEGRTAGELRAELLVATPGGSIAYLTDFLLDEAAVEKLVPWLKNCGHVICESQYRAADLELARKHYHMTSAQVATLARDAGVGELVLTHVSSRYLPGERAELLEEARAIFPTARFSEEWR, from the coding sequence ATGGCCATCCGCTTCCGGGTGCTCGGCGGGGCCGGGCGGGACAATGCGCTCCACGTCGAGGTGGATAGCGGCCACGTCGTGCGGCGCATGCTTTTCGACTGTGGAGAGGGATGTCTGTCGGCCCTCGCGCCCTCGGATGTGCAGGCCATCGACCATCTGTTCTTCTCGCACTTCCACATGGATCATGTGGCAGGCTTCGATGGCTTCTTCCGCATGAACTTCGCCCGCGACGGCGAGAACAACCGCATCTGGGGACCGCCGGGAACGGCGAGGATCATGCACCATCGCTTCCGTAGCTACCTGTGGAACCTGCACGAAAATCTCGGCGCGACCTGGCGCGTCTCGGACATCGGCGAGGTCGCCGTGAAGACGTGGCGCTACGAACTGCCGGACGCCTTCGAGACGGCGCATGAGGAAGCTGCGACGGTCCGTGAAGGCGCGCTCATCCTGGACGAAGAGGATTTCACCGTGGAGGCGATGACGCTGGATCACCTGACCGCGAGCATCGCCTACAAGGTGACGGAGAAGACGCGGTGGAACATCGATCCGCAACGTCTCGCGGCGCTCGGGCTGAAGCCGGGCCCTTGGCTGAAGTCGCTGAAGGATCCCGTCGCGCTCCCCGATGATGCGGTGGTCGAAGGCCGGACCGCGGGTGAGTTGCGCGCGGAGCTATTGGTCGCGACGCCGGGAGGCTCGATCGCGTATCTCACGGACTTCCTGCTGGATGAAGCTGCGGTGGAGAAGCTGGTGCCGTGGCTGAAGAACTGCGGGCACGTGATCTGCGAGTCGCAGTATCGCGCCGCGGATCTGGAGCTGGCGCGGAAGCATTACCACATGACCTCGGCGCAGGTCGCGACGCTCGCGCGCGACGCGGGGGTGGGAGAGCTGGTGCTCACGCATGTATCGAGCCGCTATCTGCCGGGGGAGCGGGCGGAGCTGTTAGAGGAGGCGCGGGCGATTTTTCCGACGGCGCGTTTTTCGGAAGAGTGGAGGTGA
- a CDS encoding uracil-DNA glycosylase, producing the protein MSRPVDALLDFLRGEEARGVTHIHLDDDAKALLRELHRRARAPKAVPASAAVVSRPAESVAVAERPAAAPAEKTELFVPEISAPAAGSAAERIAALAAQAENWAPARKLGTLRTTMVFSTGNPEADLMLVGEAPGYQEELQGEPFVGPAGQKLNDILKAMGLAREQTYISNIVKFRPATAGQTTNNRKPTLEEMASCLSFVRTEVEIVKPRCIVALGGTAAEGLLGLTGSVSAMRGKWYEFNGIPVRVTYHPSYLLRSTSVRDKRAVWEDMMEAMEKLDMPISERQRAFFQQR; encoded by the coding sequence GTGAGCCGACCGGTCGATGCCCTGCTTGATTTCCTCCGAGGGGAGGAAGCGCGCGGCGTCACGCATATCCACCTGGATGATGACGCGAAGGCCCTGCTCCGCGAACTGCATCGTCGTGCCCGGGCGCCGAAGGCTGTGCCTGCCTCTGCCGCCGTTGTTTCGCGCCCTGCGGAATCGGTGGCTGTGGCGGAGAGACCCGCGGCTGCCCCGGCAGAGAAGACGGAGCTCTTCGTGCCGGAGATTTCCGCCCCGGCGGCGGGCAGTGCCGCGGAGAGGATTGCGGCGCTCGCAGCACAGGCGGAGAATTGGGCCCCGGCCAGGAAGCTCGGCACGCTGCGGACCACGATGGTCTTCTCGACGGGAAATCCGGAGGCAGACCTGATGCTCGTCGGCGAGGCTCCAGGCTATCAGGAGGAGCTTCAGGGCGAGCCTTTCGTGGGTCCCGCCGGGCAAAAGCTCAATGACATCCTGAAGGCGATGGGCCTTGCCCGCGAGCAGACGTACATTTCGAACATCGTCAAATTCCGCCCCGCGACGGCGGGGCAGACGACGAACAACCGGAAGCCGACGCTGGAGGAGATGGCATCCTGCCTGTCCTTTGTCCGCACCGAGGTGGAGATCGTGAAGCCGCGCTGCATCGTCGCTCTCGGCGGCACGGCGGCGGAGGGCTTGCTCGGGCTCACCGGCTCGGTCTCCGCGATGCGCGGGAAGTGGTATGAATTCAACGGCATCCCGGTGCGTGTGACCTATCACCCGTCCTACTTGCTCCGTAGTACTTCCGTCCGCGACAAGCGCGCGGTGTGGGAGGACATGATGGAGGCGATGGAGAAGCTCGACATGCCGATCTCGGAGAGGCAGCGCGCGTTCTTCCAGCAGCGGTAG
- a CDS encoding response regulator transcription factor — translation MKPCTISIVEDNQPLAEELQALFDSQPDMAVLDVFPSAEIALERLAAPLPEMLVVDIRLPGMNGVELISALKRTFPDLPILVLTMYDESDLIFDALKAGASGYLLKRATGDELCDAVRQVRQGGAPMSPSIARKVVQSFRAPPSAPGPEATPLSPREEEVLGLLANGALYKEIASTLGISMDTVRTHLRRIYDKFHVHTRTEAVVKYLGQRK, via the coding sequence ATGAAGCCCTGCACCATCAGCATCGTAGAGGACAACCAGCCGCTCGCGGAGGAATTGCAGGCGCTCTTCGATAGCCAGCCGGACATGGCGGTGCTCGATGTTTTTCCATCGGCGGAGATCGCTTTGGAAAGACTGGCCGCCCCCCTGCCGGAGATGCTGGTGGTGGACATCCGCCTGCCGGGCATGAATGGCGTGGAATTGATCTCCGCGCTCAAGCGGACCTTCCCCGACCTGCCTATCCTCGTGCTGACGATGTACGACGAGAGCGACCTGATCTTCGACGCCCTGAAAGCAGGAGCCTCGGGCTACCTGCTGAAGCGCGCCACGGGCGACGAGCTGTGCGATGCCGTGCGGCAGGTCCGGCAAGGCGGCGCGCCGATGTCGCCGAGCATCGCGCGCAAGGTGGTGCAGTCCTTCCGCGCACCGCCGAGTGCGCCCGGCCCGGAGGCGACGCCGCTGTCACCACGGGAGGAGGAAGTCCTCGGCCTGCTGGCGAATGGAGCACTCTACAAGGAGATCGCGAGCACCCTCGGCATCAGCATGGATACCGTCCGCACACACCTGCGGAGGATCTATGACAAGTTTCACGTGCACACGCGGACCGAGGCGGTCGTGAAATATCTCGGCCAGCGGAAGTAA
- a CDS encoding asparaginase produces MLLVLTTGGTIDKVYFDASSEYEIGEPTVPLVFRESGVGLEWRLEPLLRKDSLEMTDEDRAEIRRACAEAAEEKILITHGTDTMSLTAEALTGLPGKTIVLTGALAPARFRVTDAIFNLGLALGAVQSLPPGVYLAMNGTIFPAGKVRKNREAGRFEAV; encoded by the coding sequence ATGCTTCTCGTCCTCACCACCGGCGGCACCATCGACAAGGTCTATTTCGACGCCTCGTCCGAGTATGAGATCGGCGAGCCGACCGTGCCGCTCGTCTTCCGCGAGTCCGGCGTCGGCCTGGAGTGGCGGCTGGAGCCGCTGCTGCGGAAGGACAGCCTGGAGATGACTGATGAGGATCGCGCGGAGATCCGCCGCGCCTGCGCCGAGGCTGCCGAGGAGAAGATCCTCATCACCCACGGGACCGACACGATGAGCCTCACCGCGGAGGCTCTGACAGGTCTGCCCGGGAAGACGATCGTGCTGACCGGAGCGCTCGCGCCTGCTCGCTTCCGGGTGACGGATGCGATCTTCAATCTCGGCCTCGCGCTCGGTGCCGTGCAATCGCTACCGCCGGGCGTGTATCTCGCGATGAACGGGACGATTTTCCCCGCTGGCAAGGTGAGGAAGAACCGCGAGGCAGGGAGATTTGAAGCGGTTTAA